The sequence below is a genomic window from Ipomoea triloba cultivar NCNSP0323 chromosome 2, ASM357664v1.
AAACataattatgtgtttaattaaaaaataataatcaaagatCAAATATAATTCATGTATAATACTCAGGGATAGAAAGcgaaattttctcaaaaataaacctttagttaaaaataaataaatgattcatagtctatagtataatttgtgatatagtGCCACATGTGCCCTGGTATTTGAGTGTGCCACATTGTTATCTTATCGACGATTCAATGTACAGAAGAGATGATCAAATGGCTAAGAATAGGAGAAAGCAGGGGCAAACCAGAGGACAGCAAGTGTCATGACACGTGTCACGTAGCAGCACACGTGGTAACACAAGAACAAGCTTCCCTCTCTATATATGGAAACGGAAGCTGAGAATCAACGAtcacaacatcatcatcatcgtatTCACCGTAAACGAGAGAGTTCGCATATTCATCTTCACCGCAAACACTACCAATCATCAGTTCGTGAAACTCAAAGAGGCAACAATAATGGCTTCCCACGAACAAACCTACCGAGCTGGCGAAACCAAGGGCCGTGCTGAGGTACTATATAAGTTTTGGTCTCATTTTAATGATATATAGCTGTGGATGTTTTTCTTTAATACACCTGATTCAATTATATTGTATTCTGTTCAtctttactttctcaacctgctGAAGTACAAAAAGTTAATCTTTACTTTCTTAACCTGCTGAAGCACCAAAAGTTAATAACGCTGAatgttaattttgtttgttgGGTACTATGAATTGCAGGAGAAGACTGGTCAAACTATCGAAAGCATGAAGGACAAGGCCCAAACAGCAAAGGACAAGGCTTCCGGCATGGCGCAGACCGCCAAGGAGCGGGCGCAGCAGACGGCGGGAAGCGCCGGCGGGAAGACTCAGTCGGCGAAGGACAAGGCTTCCGACACGGCACAGACTGCGAAAGAGAAGGCTTCTGGCACGGCCCAGAGTGCGAAGGACAAGGCTTCCGACACGACCCAGAGTGCGAAAGAGAAGGCTTCGGGAGCGGCGCAGACTGCGAAAGAGAAGGCTATGGGGGCGGCGCAGGCGACGAGGGAGAAGGCGGCGGATATGACAGAGGCGGCGAAGGAGACGGCGCAAGCGGGGAAAGAGAAGACGGGCGGGTTTTTGCAGCAGACGGGGGAGCAAGTGAAGAGCATGGCGCAAGGGGCAACTGATGCAGTTAAGCATGCGTTTGGAATGGCTGAGACTGATGAAGATAACCCCAACAACACCAATACCAATACCAGGGAAATTTAactctcttatatatatatatataacgccTCTTCTCTAGCTAGCTGGGTTGTTTTACTTTAGTTTGAGCAGGGAAGAGGATCCTTTACTATAATATggaataataagaagaagaagatgatgcaCCTTTGTTTTAAAGATCAGATCAACATTGCCCCAGTCTATTTTGAGggtgaatgtttttttttttctttggagcTTATCTTACCCTTACTCTTCTGCAACTTCCATTGGCTGAAGTTAATAAAAAGCAATTAGtggtttaattaatatttttttatagtgATGCATGAGATTCAATTCTCTTCATGGTCCATTGGCTAAAGTAGTTAATAAAAAAGGATTGGTTAAtgatcaagaaattaaaatgtggCATTTATAAATGTCAATGAcgttgtggtctagtggtacctgGTTGAGTGAGTTGGTTATTGGAGAGGAGATTAACAAGACATAATATAATGAGATTATATTATACATCTATCTTACACTTTG
It includes:
- the LOC116010945 gene encoding late embryogenesis abundant protein 1 encodes the protein MASHEQTYRAGETKGRAEEKTGQTIESMKDKAQTAKDKASGMAQTAKERAQQTAGSAGGKTQSAKDKASDTAQTAKEKASGTAQSAKDKASDTTQSAKEKASGAAQTAKEKAMGAAQATREKAADMTEAAKETAQAGKEKTGGFLQQTGEQVKSMAQGATDAVKHAFGMAETDEDNPNNTNTNTREI